TGAGGACAAACTTAACGAAACGATAGAACCTGTGAATGAGATGTTTTTTGCCAGTAGCTCAGACCGTACGTCGAAAATCAGCGTCCCCAAAATGGCTTGTCCCCAGAAGGTTGCAGAGACCGGGGCGTTATTCCGCTGCCTTTCTACGCGGAGCGCCATCTTTTTTATCGTTAATGTTTGGTCTCCGAGGGGAATTATCCACTGCCCGGTCAGCCCTGTTCGTAACGAGAGAAACCCGGTCTTCATCTGTGTGGACAAGACGGCGTTGGTCAGCCCCAGTGTGGAAAGGGTTTGGGGTAAGACCGCCTTTGGCAGAAAGGGCGCAAGCATCTTTGAGAGTGTGATGTCAGGGAGTCTTGTTGTGAATCCCCATCCGTCTGTCCGCGAATAGCTGGCTCCAAGAGCGATTGGCTGCCCGGCGACTTCCGTTCTGCCATTGAGAACGACAGTTGATTCGTTGGGAGACTGCGTGTCCAGTTCAAGCTGAAAGCCCAATTCCCGGAGTGTCACCGAGGCCGCACCAAGGGTGATGGGCCATTTTCCGGTCAAGTCTGCGACTAGCTCTATCTGTCGAGTACCTGCATCGGCCCGAATAAAACATTTTGAGATCACAAGATTCGTGGGGAGTGCGAGGGACACAGAAGGCAGGAAAATTTGGAGCACTTTCGCAAGGGCAAGCGTTTCGCCATCCCGTAAACCGCCAAACACGGTCAAAGAAGGAGGGCGGACAAAGGTTGTGAAGTGTGCCCCTGCTATGGTGCTCGCCGCATGGATGGAAATGCCCGTCTGCCGATGCTGAGGGTCAGAGGGCGAATAAACTTCGAATTCGAGCACGATGTTGTCCAGGCTCACCTGAGAGGGCCAAATAGACCAACTGGCAGTTGTGCCGACAGTCATTCTCATGGAAGAACGAGCCACCTCCTCAGACCCACTCGTAAGAATGATCGTGTTCAAAGAAAGGCCGGGTGGGCGTTGAAGGGGTGTTGGGAGTTCGCTCACCATTCTCTTTCCCAGTACATCGGTCAAGGCATCGAGCCCTTTGAGGAGGGGAACGGTGGTCGGTGGAATGGCAGAAAGCCGCACGGTGAGGCCTTGGCTTTCCTGTGTAAATATGACCTCGATCCTGGCATTGGTGAACTTGTAGAAGGAGCCCCTGCCTTTAACGATTAATTGTGTGAGAGATGGGAGGAGTTCAACGCCTTGAAGGTTCAGGGATCGATCGCTTAACAAGAGCCCGAGCAGGGAGTCGACAGCCATACAACCAGTCGTTTGCGCATTGAAAACAAGCTCAGTGCCCTTGAGGGCATTTCGCATAGACTGTTCGATTGCGGAAAGACTCATCTGTCTGAAACCTTCATGTCGGATAAGGACCTGATTGGGGAGTTTCCAGTACTTTCTCATTGAGGTGAGGTGTGTTTGGATTAATGCCATACTCCCAAAATCGTTGTTTGACGGCCTTTGAAAAGTTTTCAATTGAGTCAAATTTTGAATGTTCCTGAAAGATTTGAGCGATCAGATACGAACGGTAGGATCCGAAGGAACTGGCATCCATCACCCGAGATTTATTATCTCCGTGATTAACTGCCGGAGTATTCTTATCGATAAACCCTAGTTCAGGTGGCTCGGCTCCCTGGGCGACGCCTTTGCCTTTGATCAGACCCTGGGTCATCGGTGGAATTTTTGGGCCGATCAGTTTCATCAGTTCCGGCTCAAACCCCTCAATAATTTTCTTGACGTCTGTGATTGCAGATTCTTCATATAAATAGATAATGATGGTGTCATTTCGTCCAAGCATGGCTGGACCGGCAACTTTAGCTTCGTCAATGTTCATGTTTGGTTTTTTTGCATTCCCTTGTTCAAACAACACGGATGTAAATATTTTTTCAAAAACCGCAAGCGCGGCCTCGGTTTTCCATTCCCGCGTATTAATATAAATACGTTGAGTCACCTGCTTGTCTTCATCATCTTCATTTCGTGCCCACAGATGATAAAAGTCTTCCATCAAGTCATCGCGTAAATTTGGTGAAAATGTCCTAGGGTCCTTTGAAAGGTATACATCATGTAAGTATTTCATGAAAGGACCAATCTTCAACTTTTCGCGTGGGTCGTCAGTTGCTTGAATCAAGACCCGGTCAAAAAAATAGTCAGAAGCCCACTGCGATAATCCACAGAGTTTTTTTAAAAAACCTTTGAGCTGTGTATCTTTTTCCTCATCAGTTATGTGAGGCGTCTCTTTCTGTGTCCCTTCGTAGAGGCCATAAATGAATTCCTGTTGGCGTATTCCCGAACCGTCATATGCTGAAAAAATTTCAGATCGTTTGTCGTAGATAGTGTGTAAGAAATTATCCAGGCTGCAGGCAGAGCAAACCAAATCGCTGTTCTCAGGTCCGTTACATCCGTTATGCTTATAGGGGCAGGGCATGTGAAATCTCGTCCTTGTCTGCTCTTTGCGGATCAGATGTTAAAAAATGCATTGATGGATTGGATGACGCCCAAGCTGCCTCAAGAGGGTATCTTAATTTACCTATTCAATCAAAATTTTCTGATAACTTTTACTCCACTCAGGACACCTGAGCCATTGACCGGTTCAGGCTATCGTGGCAAATTATTTCGCCTGGATTCGTTATTGTGCATGTGTGGGGTTGAGAATATTTCATTGTTGGATTTGGGTATACGGATTCATTGGAGGCGGACGTTTGATGACAAGGTTGCACCTGCTCCACATACACAAGTCATCTCATGTTGTGAAACGCATATGACACCAAGTGCAATTGTTCGAGCATGGGTAGAGGCATTCAATCGGGCCGATGCCGAGGCACTCGCCGGCTTTTACACTGAAGACGCGGTGAATCATCAGGTGGCGAATGACCAGGTTGTGGGTCGGGCGGCTATTCACAAGATGTTCGAGGAGGAATTTGCAAAGGCGGAGATGTGCTGCATCGTTGAACGCATTTTTGAAATCGATGACTGGGCCATACTTGAGTGGCGGGACCCGCTTGGGTTGCGGGGATGCGGATTCTTTCAGGTGCTGGATGATAAGATTGTCTTCCAACGCGGGTATTGGGACAAGCTGTCATTTCTGCGTCTACATGGTTTGCCCATTCCTGACAAGCTATGAATGTCAGAATCCTGCCCTTTCGCATATCGTTGCATGGAACGTCTTGCCGTGCATTATGCCCAGGATACCGATGTTATGCGTGCATAATTTCTTAATAATATGAGGTGTCGACATTGTGAATCATGAACATCCCTCTTCGAGCACGTTGGGACGGGGCGCCACCGGTGTGATTACGCATCGTGTGCGGGACGGTCAACAAGAGGGCTATGACGCCTGGTTGAACGAAATCGGTCCGCTATGCAGAAGCTACCCGGGCCACCTGGATTTGCAGATTATCCGTCCGATTCCCGGACTCACAGCAACCTATACGGTCATCATCCGGTTTGATACCAGGGAACACCTCCAGGAATGGATGAGTTCACAGGATCGCAAACGACTCATCGAACAGGTGCGATCGCTCCTTGCTCAAGATGATGATTTTTTCATACGCAGTGGTTTGGATTTTTGGTTCACGCCCGAAGGCGCGAGAGCGAAGGTACCTGTCCGCTGGAAACAGTTTCTCGTGACATGGTCCGCCATTTATCCCTTGGTGCTTGTCATTCCGCTGGTCGTTGCCTTGGTGCTTCGGCAATTGGGCGTACCTTACAATCATTATCTGGACTTGCTGTTTAGCACCGGTTTCGTGGTATGGGTCATGGTCTATCTTGTTATGCCGCACTACACCAAACTGATCCAACGCTGGTTGTTTACCTGATTTCGATGAATCTACGTTTCACAAATAGCTGCAGTGGACAGGCATCACCGGAATCCCCTTACCCTGCTTGACATATTTCCTTTTATAACTAAAGGTCCCTCTCTGAATTATGGCAGAGTGCGATAGGAGGTTTTTGTTCGTTGGTCCTGAGGTGTGGATTCCGATGCCACAGAGGCATTTGCTGCTCGGGGACCAGACCGGTAGACTCATACGGAAGCAGTTAATCCATCGTGAGGCAGCTGGATATTTATTTCAGCTTGGAATCAGGAGGCACATCGATGCGCAAGAAAATTATTGGTCAGGTTCAACAAGGAACCGAACCGCCAGGAGACTGGTTGAATGTGGAGGAGCTTGCGGAGGTGGAAATCACCTCGGAGGACGCCGCTTATCCCATTGAGGCAGCGTTGGTGTCGGGTGGAACCACGGGATGGCGTGCCGCAGGGCTCGGGAAGCAGACGATTCGCCTGCTCTTCGCCTCTCCGCAACCGCTCCAGAGGATCTGGCTAGACTTCGTGGAAACGCGCATCGGGCGCACGCAAGAGTACGTCCTGCGTTGGTCGCCGGATGGCGGGCAATCGTTCCGGGAAATCGTGCGCCAGCAGTGGAACTTCAGTCCCGAAGGGGCAACCCGCCAGACGGAAGACCACCACGTTGACCTTCCGGCGGTCACGGTGCTTGAGTTGAGCATCATCCCGGACACCAGTGGGGGACCTGCCCTCGCGTCGTTGTCGCAGTTGCGGTTGGCCTAACTCTTGGCTAAACCGATTTTCAAAGCCTGATTCGCGGCAATGAGAAACTACGAGAACTGCCGGCTTTTCTGTCAATGAAATCCGGCGAATTTATCGGCATTTCTCCAGGAATCAGAAATGTTTACGGATGCAGTGATAAACCATCCCACCTGATTTTGGCCTAATTCATCTGAGAAATCTCCCTCCCCGGTATAAATCAGATTGAGTTCCACCATGCACCCATTGGTTGGATGATGTCTATTCAAAATTACAATTCATTTCATGCCGCATGAGATCTCCAGCGTCATCATCCTCAATGGAAACGTAAAATATCTTTTGATGGTTAAAACTTAACCTCCTCAGAAACAGAGGGACCCAAGTTTTTCTGAAAGGGACTGTTGAATATTATAAAAAATTCGCCGCTTCATCAGCTTAGGAGTCAACGAGGCTCACCAGAGAAAAATGGTGGAGTGTTCAAAAAGGCCCGTCCAGCAAGGCCGCAGCGGCTTGGACGAGCGGAGCGTACGGAGGAGTACGTGAGCACGGCGAAGGGGCGAGAACGCCGCTGGCGGCCTTTTTCAACATTCCCTGGAAATTGGAGAGATCGGGTATGAGTTGGGAAGCAGGCCGTGGGAAGGGTTAAGGATGCTCGCTTCTATGAGGAGCGTCCTGGTCGATGAGTTCCGGTTCTTCCGGATTGAGTTGGGGTCGGGACCGTTTCTTAGAGTACTGACTGGTCAATTGGTACAAAATGGGAACAACGAATAGAATAAGAAAGGTGGCGGTTAACATGCCGCCCACAACCACACGGGCCAACGGTTTTTGAGCTTCCGAACCGATACCGCTTGCGAGCGCGGCGGGAACTAACCCCAGCGCGGCTCCCAGAGTGGCCATTAACACCGGTCGCATCTGCAACTCGGCTCCTGAAAGTATCGCCTCCTTGAGGGGGATGCCGTTTCGTTCCAACTCCCG
The sequence above is a segment of the Nitrospira sp. MA-1 genome. Coding sequences within it:
- a CDS encoding nuclear transport factor 2 family protein, which gives rise to MTPSAIVRAWVEAFNRADAEALAGFYTEDAVNHQVANDQVVGRAAIHKMFEEEFAKAEMCCIVERIFEIDDWAILEWRDPLGLRGCGFFQVLDDKIVFQRGYWDKLSFLRLHGLPIPDKL
- a CDS encoding antibiotic biosynthesis monooxygenase; this translates as MNHEHPSSSTLGRGATGVITHRVRDGQQEGYDAWLNEIGPLCRSYPGHLDLQIIRPIPGLTATYTVIIRFDTREHLQEWMSSQDRKRLIEQVRSLLAQDDDFFIRSGLDFWFTPEGARAKVPVRWKQFLVTWSAIYPLVLVIPLVVALVLRQLGVPYNHYLDLLFSTGFVVWVMVYLVMPHYTKLIQRWLFT
- a CDS encoding carbohydrate-binding protein — its product is MRKKIIGQVQQGTEPPGDWLNVEELAEVEITSEDAAYPIEAALVSGGTTGWRAAGLGKQTIRLLFASPQPLQRIWLDFVETRIGRTQEYVLRWSPDGGQSFREIVRQQWNFSPEGATRQTEDHHVDLPAVTVLELSIIPDTSGGPALASLSQLRLA
- a CDS encoding T3SS effector HopA1 family protein, encoding MPCPYKHNGCNGPENSDLVCSACSLDNFLHTIYDKRSEIFSAYDGSGIRQQEFIYGLYEGTQKETPHITDEEKDTQLKGFLKKLCGLSQWASDYFFDRVLIQATDDPREKLKIGPFMKYLHDVYLSKDPRTFSPNLRDDLMEDFYHLWARNEDDEDKQVTQRIYINTREWKTEAALAVFEKIFTSVLFEQGNAKKPNMNIDEAKVAGPAMLGRNDTIIIYLYEESAITDVKKIIEGFEPELMKLIGPKIPPMTQGLIKGKGVAQGAEPPELGFIDKNTPAVNHGDNKSRVMDASSFGSYRSYLIAQIFQEHSKFDSIENFSKAVKQRFWEYGINPNTPHLNEKVLETPQSGPYPT